TTCTTCATCCAAATATGTgctacaaattaaaaaaacaggATACATTAGAAGTTTGaatcagtttttttattttaaaataaagcaCTAAACCAAGAATTAGATGTACTTAAATAATGTTATTGACAACAGAATTTGACAATGTGTTGTTTTTGTGAAATTTCCCCCATAAATCTAAACTCATTGAACAACACAGGGTTGAGGAATGTACAATTGTGAATGGTAGGATGACTAAGCATCATCTGCATCACTTCCACCAACATGTGCCTCATGACTGATCCAATAATTGCTTCCATCCGGACCTGACACTTTGTACCTGCTCAATAATAGACCTTATCTAAACCTCTAcatttctattatattattatcaatGTTTTCTCACTACATTTCTACTAACCGTTCAAGCACGGATTTTCCTTCCTTGTACTTCTGGTTTTTTTCATAGGCAGTTTCCTGAAAAGCATCATTTGAGTAACTAAGAACTACATAGACACAGGCAAAATACCATCATGTTTGAAGCAGTGCTTCATAATCTTACATATTGCCAACCCACAATCGATCCACAACCCACACAGAAAATGTCAGCCACGGTATGTAACCCTGTGATCATCTGTCTGTCCTCCATTTCTCCAATAGAAACATTCACACTGACAAAGAATAAAAGTTTAAACTGTACCCGAGAAAAGAACCGACTGCAATATTATAATGTGACAGCTTTAAAGGTCCAAGAGCCAAGTAGTCATGAATAACTTAACTGTTATGGTTGCCATTTTTCTTACACATGCTACACACAATCACTGAAACAGTTCACAAAACTGATAGCCGTAACGCAATGTTTTTGTCACGCATTTGTGATTCacatacaattttataatttccaATATGATTAACGTGTACTAAACGCATACGAGAATTTACCAGTGGTAAGATGCGCAAAGTAAGGATAACTTACACCTTATTGAAGAGATAAGCTTTCCCATGTCTGCAGTGGAATGTCTGAATATAACAAAGGAAAAAATGATAGTCAGATAACGTGTTCTTatgaaaaaaaactaaattcagAATTGGGGTCCAAGCAATAAAATcacagaaaaaaatattaagttttggAGAAACTAAACTCTAGCAGCATTTGAAAGGTAATGTACTTCATATGACAATCTATTAGGTGCCCAGATAAGTGGCCCTTGTGAACCGATAGAAGCAAACTTATATCTGATATTACTTATAAATGCAGGTAACAAATTGCAACAATTGAAGATGCATCTATGCTAATGCAACCAAAGTCTGCCTAAACATAACTAAATACACTAGAGGTAACAAGTTGCAACATTTAAAGATGTGAAAGCCGATTGAGGTCTCCCTCCATTCTAGTCAGTAAACAGGAACCTTGAGTGGACACCAACCTACACTTGATTAATTAAAATGCTATCACATTTATTTGcaacaaaatttcaaagaaaTCGGATTCCAAATGGCTTTCTACAGTTTCCCTGTGAAATAGCCATGTCTCATCTCAGGAGAAGGTAAAATATCTAAAGGACATCCATCATTTCACCGTATAAAGAAATCCAGAAATTTATTTGCTTTCTtcttcaccattttcataaaaaaagaaaatatcagaAAAACACAGCAAGTATCAATGTATTATAGTTCAGAATTAGATAAGGGACAAATACCACACCTCTCTAGTCACTTCGGTCCATTTACTAAAACGAATGacaaacaaacatataataatCGAGATCCCCATGGCTTCAGGGGGGCATTAGTTGCTAAataaaaccaacaaaagcatgaCATGAGAAGTAATAACCATTTCAAATGTTGTTACAGGCTAAGCGCCTTAACCAAACAATTGGGTAAAGAGGAACAAAATCTACATCTCCTTTAACAAAGAGTAACAAAATCCTCATCTCCACCCGAACACGTAACTACAGCTGTAAGTATGATTAGTTTTATCTCATAAGCAGTTAAGAGTAAATGAATacaattttatacaattatCGAATTGTGCTTGCAACTAATGGTTATGCATGTTTTAGAAATGGCTATGGCTTATCAGAATCACGAACTTATTGAAATGTCTGGTGCTAGTTAACTTGAGGGGTGGATTATTCTTTAACAAACCAACTCTGGTTAAGTCAAACATCAAATTTGGTAAAGCAATAGTCAATCAAGGAAACAGAAAAGCATTACACAGCATGACGATCCATTCGAATTTTGAACAGATGAATGAAGAAGAAGGGGATTGAAAATGTTATACCCAGAAAAGATATAGAGGAGAACGGATAAAGATGGAACCTTTGAGTAGATGTCATCGTAAAGAGCAAGATGGGTATGACAGTGTTTGCAGCTATAGATCTTCCCTTCCAGATTCACCACAAACAATCTCCCCATTAGTCTGCACAGTAAAGACAATTGGGATAAAGGAGAAAAAGGAACAAGAACAAGAGGAGAAGAATGGTTGAAGATTATTTACCTGTGTTGTGACAATTGCTACAatgtgttttttaatatttgtattttcatatttttgtgaaaGGCGATAAGGCATAGGACACTGGTAAAGTTGTTCATTTGTTggttgttatattttatttattttgttcaatcGTTTATGATGCATATAAGGAACATACCTATCTACTTTACACACCTTACTTGCAGTTAAATAATACAAAGGGTAATGATcctttaaaaacattttttttataatattttaatattattattattattattattatttaattgatctatcttaatgtttataattattattattaattattaaataattttagataaattatataatgacacgtaaataatattaaagtattataaaaaaatgttattaaaatataattatcttaatataaaatggtTCATTCCCTTGTCATCATCATTATCAAtcataaacataataaatttggAAGTTAATAGAGCTTAGGTCATTCTACTCTggattttagaaaattaaattgtatatttaaaaaattcttaattaaaacttTCTTAATGAAATGTGAATTAATATACTTGTATCTATAGGATTTAgtatatcattaaaatattaaccaACATAATACTTATATCGCACATTAACTTCTCATAGTGTATATATCTCCAATTAGATATACATGGTTTATCAGAGTAATActattttagttgtttttaacAAACATTACAATATGTTAAATTTCACTTCATCAACTataaaacaagtataaaaatatgtatgaagaaaacatgatagattttatattacttaagtgaacaatcaatatttaattgtgTCTAAACCTGTAATGAATAAATAGCTCACACTAACTCTCTCAGCTAAATGTGAAACCATTGTTTAGATAATAAGaattccaaataaaaaaacaattatcttAACATAAATCATTTAAACTGTAAAGTATCAACAAGAAATAATATTCTTTATGTAATAAAATCAACACTTGAACACTAATAatctaaaatgaaattatacaGGAAACAATATAATCCAGCACATTACACAAATCAAatatccaaattcaattttaccattttaaaaatctaaattttattttcaaatccaactATGAGTTTAAAAAACCCAAACCATGAAAACTAATACAATATTATGTTCGTGCAATTCAATTTACCTAACAAATTTTTAAGGTGaaggaaaatgtttttatgTGTCTTCTTTTTTGAACAGCTACGAAATGATGATGTTTTAGgtataatttttctaaagaaTTTTAATAGACtttaataagtaataaaaatgttactttatttactaaaaatataataacattattttattaatgtaatatttaagataaaatcaaacaatataaaaacacaTAGATGCTAATAAGTAACCCAAAGAAAGCACCGTTTCAACGAAAGCAGCGCACTTCACACTACTTAATTGGACCCaattaaatttacatattaataaataaaaataattaaaacattatttatatcaattaagTGATTAacatttaaactatattttaataaaacattactTTTTTCCCTTcatattcttaaataaaattattaacttaaaattaattctaataatttaaattattgttgtatattatttcttcatgtatcacaaaaaaattaattaaaattgagtaTACTTACCTGATAATTAGACTTTATCCTATCTATATTAGATATAGAAACTAACGTGTccctaattattataataaaaatatataattaaaatattaatatattagtggttaaataaggtttttttttttaaatctcaaaATATAATTCCCAGTTAGTATAACGTTTTACAAGTTTCTTATTTCATTGATTATAGTTTCATCACCACCCACAAGTTCTTTTTGTTCGGTACGTATGATCTATAATCCATTCACAGTTGTGAATAATTAACTCATCAAcatagaatttatatttttcttctatatgataaaaaataaggtataatattaattcaaattaacttAATAACATCGTGCTACTAGTTTCTATCTCGTGTTCTATTGCGGTGAATAATtgtaaagaacaaataagagaCATCGATCATGTTTCGTTTTAAAATCAAAGCAACGTAGGTTTCACCAAATTACTAGAAAATATCGAACAACAGGTAGAAACGTACATAACATTGGGCATGATATTATAGGTAGCAGTTTTCATAGTTTGGGTGTGTCCCGaaaagaattaataaaattagaggAGTAAAGTTATATTATGTAATATATGTATGTCACTTGTTGAAGGTAGCAATAAAACTGATAGGACCTTTTCCAGTGACAGCAGCTTGAATGGCAAAGATGAGGAAGACGAGCATGGCCAAGCGGGAATGCTTGATCTCTGCAAGTTGAAGTCTGGCTTTTTCTTCAGGGTCGTTGGCCAAACCCAAAGGATCGAAGAACTTGCCTCCTGGGTACAACCTTTTCTCTGGGTCAAGTTCTGCGTTTCTTTGAAACTCTATGTATCCTATCACTATCACCTCGATCCATATCAGTGTTGTCAATGAAAACGGAAGTGGAAGTCCCAGGTAAGATGATCCTTCCACCAGCTCTACCTGAaaccaaataacaacaattTCATAACACCATCTAAACCCTTCTCTTTACCTTCTTCTTTTATCATCAACTCatcaaaattactttatttagaGTATATAATTTCCGTCTTAAATTCAGAGTGAAGTTTGCTTTTACAATTTTTCTgtattaaatctaaaatttgtaaaatattataatgatttaTTGAAAATATCTGGTGGCACTATGCATGTCAGTGGATTACAATAAGACACGTCGAAGGTATTTTCCTGTATTATGCTGTCACTGACATGGGGACACGCTACGTTGTCTGAAAGTCATACGCACAATACAACAAAAACGCCATCAtcccacaaaataaaataagaaaatcaaCATCTCCATGCAAATTCTATGGTCTTGTCAAAAAAGTTCACATTCCAAGTTTCCACACGCAGATAGATATCCTATCACTGTGTCGTTAACCAAAGGAGAATCGAACAAATCAAAATGTAAAATCATGCAAAAGAGTAATCAAAGTTCACGGCCATCAAATGTTCGATATCTTGGCTGACAAAAAAATAACTCCCAGTTTCTAAAAAATGGCGAAATCCAAGCAAAAGGGTATCGAAAAGAAGAATCAGTTTAAGGAAAGAGACATTAAAACGGTACCTTTCCGGCGTCTTGCCATGCGACTCCAGTGAGAGCCTCAACGGCCAAAGCACCGAGAGCACCCAGCATTGCCCACCTTCCGTGAATGACTTCGCACTCGCGGAACCTCTCAATCCCGAAAACCTCCGTGTAGGGCTGAAACGGCGTCGGTTTGACCTCTGCAACCTCCACCCTTGTTCCGATGATTTCGCCGGCGACGTTCTTCGCGAGGTTCTGATCCAGCGAGTCCAGGTCAAACTGCAGGTACTCCGCGGGCTTTGAGAACCCGAACGGATCGAACCCTCGGTCGCCGATCATGCTTCCGTCGAGCCACTCCGGTGGCTCTGCATTCGGGAACCACACCAGGCGGTCGCCGGAGGAGGGTTTCACTTTGACTTCCTTTTTCTTCGGCGGGGGCGGCGGCGCCTTCTTGGTGCCGAAGTTGAAGAGCGCGTGGAACCTTCCGGTGTTTAAGGTTGTTGGGCTGTAGAGACGGGTGCCGAAGAAGTATGATGTGGTGGCGGCGATGGAGGCCATATCGGTGTTTTGAAGAGTAGTGAGGTGTTGTTTATGGGTGGAAAAAGTGTGGGAAAAGGATGTTTATATACGAATATGGTTAAGTATGTTTTTTCGGTGTGGGTGAGGAGTGAGTGTGTGAGCATAAAATGTGGCTTATCTCTCAGCCTTATCTGCCATGGGTGTTCTTAGATGGTTGGTTGATTGCTGCTTCACATTTATTTTGTGGTCCTGGTGGAAAAACATCGTTTTTTTTACATTCACATTTTGTTGGTTTcccttgattttttttttatacctgccaattattatttattttttacttgcCAAATAAAAACAATCAATTCTTGTTTTAGCATGTATCTACGATTTCAACTGAAATCACCATGTATCTACGATTTCAACTAAATTTTTACCTACAATAAAGCCCAGTTTGTGTATGACACGTTTACATACCTCACAGAAATTACTCGACATCATGTGTGATGTGAGTTTTTAGTACTTTAACTTTTGCAGTATTATTAGATGTTTGCATGAATACTCTGTTCAAAACATTCTCAAATACGGGTTTTTTTTTATACCAATGAGGCATCTTGGCcgttatttataaaaatgggACATTGACTAATATATTACATGGCAGGACCAAGTTATATGGAGTAGAGACGAATTCTACATAGTGACTGAAGATgactttttcattaaattaaaaaaattgaagttaacaCGCAGAGAAGTAAAtaaatttctgaaaataatCTTGAAATGAATAATGACTAAGATGTATTGGTGATAAATACAGCCTACATAAAGACTAATAGCTTCAATTAGCTTCTTTAGATCTGGTGATTTTCCTAGATTAACATGCTTCAGTATTATGCTGTCACATAAAACCAATGTAATTCCTTTTGTGAAAGAACTGCAAATGGTTCAATTCAGAAAATAAAGCAGACAAATTCCAAATGTGTTTGATACAATCATAATGATTCATAATAATCAGATGGTCAGTTTACTCTGAACTTCTAGGCCAGTGCTATAACTAAACCCTATCAGTGTAAAGTAATCAGGAATAACATCTCTTATTGGAGTATAATATTTGTTGC
This sequence is a window from Vigna angularis cultivar LongXiaoDou No.4 chromosome 2, ASM1680809v1, whole genome shotgun sequence. Protein-coding genes within it:
- the LOC108327734 gene encoding protein yippee-like, with the protein product MGRLFVVNLEGKIYSCKHCHTHLALYDDIYSKTFHCRHGKAYLFNKVVNVSIGEMEDRQMITGLHTVADIFCVGCGSIVGWQYETAYEKNQKYKEGKSVLERYKVSGPDGSNYWISHEAHVGGSDADDA
- the LOC108328079 gene encoding chlorophyll a-b binding protein CP29.3, chloroplastic; amino-acid sequence: MASIAATTSYFFGTRLYSPTTLNTGRFHALFNFGTKKAPPPPPKKKEVKVKPSSGDRLVWFPNAEPPEWLDGSMIGDRGFDPFGFSKPAEYLQFDLDSLDQNLAKNVAGEIIGTRVEVAEVKPTPFQPYTEVFGIERFRECEVIHGRWAMLGALGALAVEALTGVAWQDAGKVELVEGSSYLGLPLPFSLTTLIWIEVIVIGYIEFQRNAELDPEKRLYPGGKFFDPLGLANDPEEKARLQLAEIKHSRLAMLVFLIFAIQAAVTGKGPISFIATFNK